The SAR324 cluster bacterium nucleotide sequence TGGGATGTGGTGGGATGCCTTGTGTCTGGTGACCAGCATGCCTGAACGCCAATTGCATTTCATTGCCCATCACTGGGATGGAACCATCAAACCCATGCGCGTCATGCTGGAAAGCGTCGGCTCTTATTTTCTTGCGCCCACACTGGATGAAATCAATGAGAATGATCCCGTTGTGGTTGGATTGAAACAGGGTAAAGCCATGTGCCAGTTTCCTGAAGAATCCTATCACACCTTCAGAAACCGTTATACCTTGTATCAATTCAGTGGACAGGTGATTAAATATTCTCATCTGGCCAACACCCCCATCATCCCCACTGCCGTTATCGGTGCGGAAGAAGCCGCCCCTACTTTCTGGGGCCCCAAGATCAAGGGGATTCCATGGCATATTCCGATGCATCCGCCCATCTATCTGCCGTTGCCCATTACCATTGAGTTTGGAGAACCCTGCACCTTGGCGGATCTGGCCCCAAAGGCCTCATCAATCCCCAGCAATGTGGATTATCAGGTGGCCGCCCGGCAATTGCGGGAAAAAGTAAGAGGACTCCTGATCAAATATCGCAACTGCAAAATCAAGGATATCCCCTACAATGACCAACAAGGATGGTGGTAAACATTTTAATATTACAAGGAGATCACGATGAAGAAAAAATCAAAAGTGGTTCTGTTGACAGGCTGTGCCAGCGGTATCGGTTGCCACATGACCAGAGCCTTGAGCCAACAGGACTTCAGAGTCATTGCCACGGACATCAATATGGACGCACTGGCTGAAAAAGCCAGGGAAGAGATGTGGAGTCCTGAAAAAGTCATGTTGGGAAAGCTTGATATCCGGGTTCCTTCGGATTGGGAGTATGTGCTGTATCAGGCGGCCCAGAAATGGCAACAACTGGATATTGTCATCAACAATGCCGGTTATCTGCAACCCGGATATATCCATGAAACATCCCCTGATGAAATCCGCAAACATATGGATATCAATGCCACTGGAACGATGATTGGAACACAGATCGCCGCTAAACGCATGGTTTCACAAAAACATGGACACATCATCAATATCGCGTCATTGGCAGGAATCGCTCCGGTACCCGGTCTCTCGCTTTATTCAGCCTCCAAATTCGCGGTAAGAGGTTTCTCACTGGCAGTCGCTCAGGAACTTCGTCCGCTTGGCGTTTATGTGACGACCATCTGTCCTGATGCGGTGCAAACCCCCATGCTGGATCTTCAGAAAGGCTATGAAGAAGCTGCCCTGACCTTTTCAGGTATGAAAACCCTGACGGTGGAAGACATTGAAAAAGCCATCATGAAAGCCATCAAACACCATCCACTGGAAATCACGATTCCTTTCAGCAGAGGCGGGATCTCCAAACTGGTGAACACGTTTCCGCAATTGAGTTTTCCAGCAGCACCACTATTGAAATGGCATGGGCGCAGGAAACAGGCACGAAACCAGAAACAGCAATCATCATGACGCGAAATAATTCTTGCCAGTAATT carries:
- a CDS encoding SDR family NAD(P)-dependent oxidoreductase produces the protein MKKKSKVVLLTGCASGIGCHMTRALSQQDFRVIATDINMDALAEKAREEMWSPEKVMLGKLDIRVPSDWEYVLYQAAQKWQQLDIVINNAGYLQPGYIHETSPDEIRKHMDINATGTMIGTQIAAKRMVSQKHGHIINIASLAGIAPVPGLSLYSASKFAVRGFSLAVAQELRPLGVYVTTICPDAVQTPMLDLQKGYEEAALTFSGMKTLTVEDIEKAIMKAIKHHPLEITIPFSRGGISKLVNTFPQLSFPAAPLLKWHGRRKQARNQKQQSS
- a CDS encoding 1-acyl-sn-glycerol-3-phosphate acyltransferase; this translates as MDLYSYSRFINPLVKRYARLNIEGKENLPEPGKSFLIACNHSGGMWWDALCLVTSMPERQLHFIAHHWDGTIKPMRVMLESVGSYFLAPTLDEINENDPVVVGLKQGKAMCQFPEESYHTFRNRYTLYQFSGQVIKYSHLANTPIIPTAVIGAEEAAPTFWGPKIKGIPWHIPMHPPIYLPLPITIEFGEPCTLADLAPKASSIPSNVDYQVAARQLREKVRGLLIKYRNCKIKDIPYNDQQGWW